GAGATCGCCCATGACGACGAGGTGACCCTGCTGTGACGACCCCCCTTCCCTTTCCCATCGCCGAAGAGCCTGATGACGCGACCCGCGAGGCGGCGCGCAAGGCCTTTGCCGGCGACGTCCAATTCCTCAAGGGCGTGGTCGCCATGGACGGGCTGCCGCCCGACGACCGCCCCGAGGTCTGCTTTGCCGGGCGCTCCAATGTCGGCAAGTCGAGCCTGATCAACGCGTTGACCGGACGCAAGGGGATCGCCCGCGCGTCGAACACGCCGGGCCGGACGCAGGAGATCAACTTCTTCACGCTGAACGAGAGCCACTATCTCGTCGACCTTCCGGGCTACGGCTTTGCCAACGCACCCGTCGCGGTGGTCGAGAAATGGCAGCGTCTGCTCAAGCAGTATCTCTCGGGTCGCGTCTCTCTGCGCCGCGCCTTCGTGCTGATCGACGCCCGTCACGGGGTGAAGGCCGTGGACGAAGAGATCATGGACCTTCTCGACAAGTCCGCCGTGACCTTCCAGGCGGTGCTGACCAAGACCGACAAGCTCAAGGCCAATGACCTCGACAAGATCCTGACGCAGGTGCGCGAAAAGCTCTCGAAGCACCCCGCGGCCTATCCCGAGATCGTGCTCACCAGCTCGGAAAAGGGCGACGGCATTCCCACTTTGAGGGCAATCATCGCCGGCCTTTCCTGAATTTCCTCTTCGCAATTCCCGGCGTTGGGACTAGTTCTGCCATCCAGAGCCTTTCCCGCATCGAGGATGCACCCCAGATGAAGAAGCAGACGATGAACCGAGACTGGATCGCCACCGCCCGCACCCTGAACGAAGCCCTGCCCTACCTGCAGCGCTACACGGGCGCGATCGTGGTGGTGAAATTCGGCGGCAATGCCATGGGCGATACCGACGCCATGGCCGAATTTGCCCGGGACATCGTGCTGATGCGTCAGGTCGGCGTGAACCCGGTCGTCGTGCATGGCGGCGGCCCGATGATCAACGACATGCTTGCTAAGCTGAACATCCAGTCCGAGTTCAAGCGCGGCAAACGGGTCACCGATCAGGCCACCGTCGAGGTGGTCGAGATGGTGCTGACCGGCCTCGTGAACAAGCGCATCGTTCAGGCCATCATGGACGAAGGAGGCCGCGCAGTTGGACTCTCGGGAAAGGACGATGATCTCATCGTCTGCGAGGCGGACGATCCGGAGCTGGGCTTCGTCGGCCGCCCCGTCGAGTGCAACGTGCAGGTGCTGCACGACCTCTTCGCCGCCGGGATCATCCCCGTGGTCGCCCCTGTCGCCACCGGCATGGACTACCTCGAGACCTTCAACGTCAACGGCGACACCGCCGCCGGCGCGCTCGCCGCGGCGCTGAAGGCCGATCGCCTGCTGCTGCTGACCGACGTGTCGGGCGTCAAGAACAAGGCCGGCGACGTTGTCACCCAGATGACCCCCGAAGACGTCCGCGCCATGACCGCGGACGGCACCATCGCCGGCGGCATGATCCCCAAGACCGAGACCGCGCTGAAGGCGGTCGAGGAAGGCGTGCGCGCGGTGGTCATCCTCGACGGACGCGTGCCCAATGCCTGCCTGCTCGAGCTTTTCACAGAGCATGGCGCGGGGTCGCTGATCCGCCGTGCCGATCTGGAACCCGCGCGCCCACGCAGCTGAACAGCGGCGCGTGGCCTGAAGGGAGAGGGCTATGAAACGTCTCATCCTCATGCGCCACGCGAAATCCGATTGGTCGGTCGGCATGCCCGATCATGCGCGACCGCTCAACCCGCGCGGGCGCAAGAGCGCAGAGGCGCTCGGGGTCTGGCTCCGGGCGCAGGAGATCCTGCCCGATCAGGTGCTCTGCTCGTCAGCCGCGCGCACCTGCGAGACCCTGGACCTGCTACACCTCGGAGAAGTTGCGACCCGGTTCGAGGACCGGCTCTACCTCGCAGAGCCGGCAACACTGCTGAAGAGCCTGCAGGCCGCGAAGGGCAGTACCGTTCTTATGCTCGCGCACAATCCGGGAATCGGCGATTTCGCGCGGGGACTCGTTGCGCGCGCTCCCTGGCACCCGAAATTCGGCACCTACCCCACCGGGGCCACGCTGGTCGCGAATTTCGAGATAGGAGAGTGGTCGGATGCGCGCATGGGCGGCGCCCTCTGCCATGCGTTCATCGTGCCGCGCGAATTGCTGTCCTGAGAAGCCGCTGACACCGCGATATGCAGAAAAAGTGACGCCCGCGATCCCCCTCCCAAAGGATCGCGAGCGCCGCTGTGCCGGTCACTAGGCGAAGTCCCTGACGTTACGTGGTCCGGGTCAGCCGCATCGCATCGCACATCCTCCCCTACGGCGATCCGATCTCGGCCGACGCTCGGTCGACCACGTTGCGCAAGTCCCTTCTTGAAAACCGGTACAGATTTCTTTCGGCTCTTGGCCAAAAGCGTCAAAACTGAGACGCTTCGTAACGGACTGTAACACAAATGACAAAAAAACGAGCCCCAATTTAATGGGGCTCGTGTCTAAATTTCAGGTTTTTTCTGTGGATTAGTGCCCGAGAATTTGGCTTAGGAAGAGTTTCGTCCGCTCGTGCTGCGGATTATTAAAGAATTCCTCCGGCTCATTCTGCTCCACGATCTGTCCGGCATCCATAAAGATGACCCGATTCGCGACCTGCCGGGCGAATCCCATTTCGTGCGTGACACAGAGCATGGTCATCCCCTCTTCGGCCAGTTCGACCATCGTATCGAGCACTTCCTTGATCATCTCGGGGTCGAGCGCCGATGTGGGCTCGTCAAAGAGCATGATGCGCGGCTTCATGCACAGCGAGCGGGCGATCGCCACGCGCTGCTGCTGGCCGCCCGACAGCTGGCCGGGGTACTTGTTGGCCTGCTCGGGGATCTTCACCTTCTCGAGGAAATGCATCGCGGTCTCTTCCGCTTGCTTCTTGGGAATCTTGCGAACCCAGATTGGCGCGAGCGTGCAATTCTCGAGGATTGTCAGGTGCGGGAAGAGGTTGAAGTGCTGGAAGCACATGCCGACCTCGGAGCGGATCTTGTCGATATTCTTCAGATCCGAGCTCAGCTCGATGCCGTCGACAACGATGCTGCCCGACTGGTGCTCCTCCAGGCGGTTGATGCAGCGGATCATCGTCGACTTGCCCGACCCCGAAGGCCCGGCGATGACGATCCGCTCGCCGCGATAGACAGTCAGATCGATGTCGCGGAGCACGTGGAAGGTCCCGTACCACTTGTTCATGTTCGTGATCTGGATGGCCACCTCGTCGGAGACCTTCATCTGGCTGCGATCGACTTCGCGTGTTGCAAGTTCAGACATAAAAGGTCTCCTTAGCGGTGCTCTCTACGGAGCTTTTTCTCGAGGAAGAGCGAATAGCGGCCCATGCTGAAGCAGAAGATGAAAAAGCACAGGCCGATAAAGACGAAGAGTTCCCAGTAAACGCCGTTCCAATCGGTGCTTGCCCGGATCGAGCTGGACAGGCCAATGGGATCGAGAAGGCCGATGAAAACGACCAGCGTCGTATCCTTGAAAAGGCCGATGAAGGTGTTCACGATCCCCGGGATCGAAATCTTCAGCGCCTGCGGCAGGATGATCAGCCGCATCGACTTCCAGTAGTCCAGCCCCAGCGCGTCGGCGGCCTCGTATTGGCCCTTTGGCAGGGCGGCAAGACCGCCCCTTACCACCTCGGCGATATAGGCCGCCGAGAAGAGGGTCACCATGATGATGACGCGCAGCATCAGGTCGAAGTTGGTGCCCGGCGGCAGGAAGTAGTTCAGCAGCAGGGACGCGGTGAACAGCCAGACGATCAGCGGCACGCCGCGGATGATCTCGATGAAGGCAACCGAGAACTTGTTGATGATGAACATGTCCGACTGCCGCCCCAGCGCCAGGAGGATACCCAGCGGCAGCGACAGGACGATGCCCGACACGCCGATGATCGTGGCCAGAAGGAAGCCGCCCATCTTCTGGGTCGCCACGGGCTGCAACGCCAGCGGCACAACCGAGGCCAGCGCGTCGGCGAGCGGGCCGCAAACGAACAGCCAGTAGACCACCGGCACGACGATCGCCAGGATAACCGACAGCAGCGCGCCGATCTTCGGCGCGGCATAGGTCATGATCGCCCAGCTGATGACGAAGCCGAGGACCGCCGCGATCGGCCCCCAGAGCGAGCCGCCCCAGATCAGCCAAAAGAGCAAGAAGGGCGCGAGTGCCGTAACCCAGAGTATCTTGCGCGGCACCGAGCTGAACAGCACCGGGGCGACCGCGGCAAGAAAGAGGAGGAAGGCCAGGATCGGGCGCCAGTAGAGCTCCTTGGGGAAGAAGCCGAAGACAAGCTGCGGCCAGCGCTCTGCCAGCACCGCCCAGCAGGCAACCGAGGCATCGGCGCCATAGCGCTCTGCCGCCAGCGCGCGGCACTCGGACAGGTTGGAGGCATCCCAGATGCCCCGCAGCGCCCAGGGCAGAAGGTGGCTCAGGGCGGCATAGATCACCCAGAGCGAGAGCAGGGTGAGCAGGATGTTCAACCAGCTCGAGAAGAGGTTCTCGCGGATCCACTTCACCGCACCGATCTGGGTAAGCGGTGGATCCTGCTGGTCCAGCATGGTGTCGCGGACAAAGGGGACCGTCTGTGCGTGGGTATCGCTCATGTCACCGCTCCTTCAGCTTCACAGAGGAGTTGTAGACGTTCATCACGCCCGAGATCAGCAGGCTCAGCACCAGATAGAACAGGCCCAGCAGCAGCATGCCCTCGAGCTCGCGGCCGGTCTGGTTGATAGTGATGCCCCCGAGGGTCGAGCGCACGTCCATGTAGCCCACCGCGATGGCGAGCGAGCTGTTCTTGGTGAGGTTGAGGAACTGCGAGATCAGCGGCGGGATGATCACCCGCAGCGCCTGCGGCAGGATCACCAGGTTCATCGTCGTGCCCGGACGCAGACCCAATGCGTAGGCTGCCTCGGTCTGGCCATTGGAAATCGCGAGGATACCGCCGCGCACGATCTCGGCGATGAAGGCGCCGGTATAAAGCGACAGGGCCAGCCACAGGGCGATCAGCGAGTTGCGCAGGTGCACGCCGCCGTCGAAGTTGAAGCCCCCCAGCTCGGGCTTGTCGAGCGAGGCGCCAAGCCCCACCAGGACCACGATAAGCGGGACGAGGATTGCAGCAATCTGCAGCGGCAGGGTCATCGGTCGCTTGCCCGTGGCCTCCTGGATGCGCGCAGCGCGCTTGCCGAGGAATTTTGCGCCGATCCCGCCCGCGATGAGCACCGTGATGATCAGCAGCCAGTCCCAGAAGGAAGAGGTCGGGATGACCTCGCCGACTTCAGCGCCGCCTGCGGCGCCATCCCCCGAGGCGCTGCCCGAGCCGGCTGCGGTGTCGTTTTGACCGGTCTGTACGCCTGCGCCGCCGGTGGCGATGCGGCTCGCGCCGTAGGTGCCGGCCATGTTGGTGCCGGGCGTTGCGGCCGCGGCGGGCGCCTCTGGCTCGGGGGCGGCGATCTCGTTGCCCCCCAGCGAGCGGCTGAACACCACGTTGGGAATGTAGACGCCGCGATTGGTGATCGCCACGCTCTCACCCAG
The sequence above is a segment of the Alloyangia pacifica genome. Coding sequences within it:
- the argB gene encoding acetylglutamate kinase — encoded protein: MKKQTMNRDWIATARTLNEALPYLQRYTGAIVVVKFGGNAMGDTDAMAEFARDIVLMRQVGVNPVVVHGGGPMINDMLAKLNIQSEFKRGKRVTDQATVEVVEMVLTGLVNKRIVQAIMDEGGRAVGLSGKDDDLIVCEADDPELGFVGRPVECNVQVLHDLFAAGIIPVVAPVATGMDYLETFNVNGDTAAGALAAALKADRLLLLTDVSGVKNKAGDVVTQMTPEDVRAMTADGTIAGGMIPKTETALKAVEEGVRAVVILDGRVPNACLLELFTEHGAGSLIRRADLEPARPRS
- a CDS encoding amino acid ABC transporter permease, translated to MATISDPPERGFRLSQLIFDTRYRSMTIQVVAMVLIGLLLSWLISNTIHNLEALGKDFNFGFLSQPAGYDINQQLIDYNNQMTHGRAALVGILNTLLVAVLGCALATVLGVIAGVLRLSNNWVVSRLTAVYVEGFRNVPLLLWIVLIFALMTESMPSPRDFRGEDGSSMLLGESVAITNRGVYIPNVVFSRSLGGNEIAAPEPEAPAAAATPGTNMAGTYGASRIATGGAGVQTGQNDTAAGSGSASGDGAAGGAEVGEVIPTSSFWDWLLIITVLIAGGIGAKFLGKRAARIQEATGKRPMTLPLQIAAILVPLIVVLVGLGASLDKPELGGFNFDGGVHLRNSLIALWLALSLYTGAFIAEIVRGGILAISNGQTEAAYALGLRPGTTMNLVILPQALRVIIPPLISQFLNLTKNSSLAIAVGYMDVRSTLGGITINQTGRELEGMLLLGLFYLVLSLLISGVMNVYNSSVKLKER
- a CDS encoding amino acid ABC transporter permease translates to MSDTHAQTVPFVRDTMLDQQDPPLTQIGAVKWIRENLFSSWLNILLTLLSLWVIYAALSHLLPWALRGIWDASNLSECRALAAERYGADASVACWAVLAERWPQLVFGFFPKELYWRPILAFLLFLAAVAPVLFSSVPRKILWVTALAPFLLFWLIWGGSLWGPIAAVLGFVISWAIMTYAAPKIGALLSVILAIVVPVVYWLFVCGPLADALASVVPLALQPVATQKMGGFLLATIIGVSGIVLSLPLGILLALGRQSDMFIINKFSVAFIEIIRGVPLIVWLFTASLLLNYFLPPGTNFDLMLRVIIMVTLFSAAYIAEVVRGGLAALPKGQYEAADALGLDYWKSMRLIILPQALKISIPGIVNTFIGLFKDTTLVVFIGLLDPIGLSSSIRASTDWNGVYWELFVFIGLCFFIFCFSMGRYSLFLEKKLRREHR
- a CDS encoding SixA phosphatase family protein, which encodes MKRLILMRHAKSDWSVGMPDHARPLNPRGRKSAEALGVWLRAQEILPDQVLCSSAARTCETLDLLHLGEVATRFEDRLYLAEPATLLKSLQAAKGSTVLMLAHNPGIGDFARGLVARAPWHPKFGTYPTGATLVANFEIGEWSDARMGGALCHAFIVPRELLS
- a CDS encoding amino acid ABC transporter ATP-binding protein, with amino-acid sequence MSELATREVDRSQMKVSDEVAIQITNMNKWYGTFHVLRDIDLTVYRGERIVIAGPSGSGKSTMIRCINRLEEHQSGSIVVDGIELSSDLKNIDKIRSEVGMCFQHFNLFPHLTILENCTLAPIWVRKIPKKQAEETAMHFLEKVKIPEQANKYPGQLSGGQQQRVAIARSLCMKPRIMLFDEPTSALDPEMIKEVLDTMVELAEEGMTMLCVTHEMGFARQVANRVIFMDAGQIVEQNEPEEFFNNPQHERTKLFLSQILGH
- the yihA gene encoding ribosome biogenesis GTP-binding protein YihA/YsxC, encoding MTTPLPFPIAEEPDDATREAARKAFAGDVQFLKGVVAMDGLPPDDRPEVCFAGRSNVGKSSLINALTGRKGIARASNTPGRTQEINFFTLNESHYLVDLPGYGFANAPVAVVEKWQRLLKQYLSGRVSLRRAFVLIDARHGVKAVDEEIMDLLDKSAVTFQAVLTKTDKLKANDLDKILTQVREKLSKHPAAYPEIVLTSSEKGDGIPTLRAIIAGLS